The Campylobacter concisus genome includes a region encoding these proteins:
- a CDS encoding ATP-dependent nuclease has product MKLDRFEIKNFRSIEDIKINIKEKNGKKCLILVGKNEAGKSNILKAISAVFNGYKVSIKDQRKTASDDKYYIRAIFKLEENDFNVLETELFEEYNIEDTNIFQNNSNIKDFIQDAFDEIVLRLDIKDNTKPRLTYWEHEELNDKYKVSNLFYYSTDNRQITKLEGESNSSLLEPLTYDYIERIVFEIIKNKIHIEDIYRRVVFWEYSDSHLLPSNVNIENFKNNPDICMPLKNIFYLSNIKDIQQDIENAAKKDKGLHGFLDNISNKATKEFRKIWPDLKNIEFVITKDGEEFDIRIKEKEFYSNEDRSDGFKRFIAILLILSIESRMQEADNRLILFDEPDTFLYPTSARFLKEELLKISENSIVIYSTHSPFMIDNECIERHLVIERKDDISEIVTQDKSPFQEDELLKRAIGSNIFESIQSKNIIFEGYTDYKVFKIAYKDKDFKDCGLVYMGGIKEVNTITTMMMLTGKKFLIVSDSDETSKNKRKDFEKDFPDLKENWLEYDEVCDKSNKIKTLEDFYKVDYLSVKIKQYNENYEYDKKKSSIDNIDKAVSQDKEKRQEIKNALAINAKKENIKKEYFDFIKKIENKLDSEK; this is encoded by the coding sequence ATGAAACTAGATAGATTTGAAATAAAAAATTTTCGTTCTATAGAAGATATAAAGATAAATATCAAAGAAAAAAACGGAAAAAAATGTCTAATCTTAGTAGGCAAAAACGAGGCTGGAAAAAGTAATATATTAAAGGCTATATCTGCGGTATTTAATGGATATAAGGTTAGTATAAAAGACCAAAGAAAAACAGCCTCAGATGATAAATATTACATTCGTGCGATATTTAAGTTGGAAGAGAATGATTTTAATGTGTTAGAAACAGAGTTATTTGAAGAATATAATATAGAAGATACTAACATATTCCAAAATAACTCAAATATTAAAGATTTTATTCAAGATGCTTTTGATGAAATCGTATTAAGATTAGATATAAAAGACAATACGAAACCGCGCTTAACCTATTGGGAACATGAAGAACTAAATGATAAATATAAAGTATCTAACTTATTCTACTATAGTACAGATAATCGACAAATTACAAAATTAGAAGGTGAAAGTAATAGTTCTTTGCTTGAGCCTTTGACATATGATTACATAGAGAGAATTGTGTTTGAAATAATAAAAAATAAAATACACATAGAGGATATTTATAGGCGAGTTGTATTTTGGGAGTATAGCGATAGTCATTTATTACCATCTAACGTAAATATAGAAAACTTTAAAAATAACCCAGACATATGTATGCCTTTAAAAAATATTTTTTATTTAAGCAATATAAAAGATATTCAACAAGATATTGAAAATGCAGCCAAAAAAGATAAAGGACTACATGGCTTTTTAGATAATATATCTAATAAAGCTACAAAAGAATTTAGAAAAATATGGCCTGACTTAAAAAATATAGAGTTTGTTATAACGAAAGATGGTGAAGAGTTTGATATACGAATAAAAGAAAAAGAGTTTTATTCTAATGAGGATAGGAGTGATGGCTTTAAAAGGTTTATAGCGATATTGCTTATACTTTCGATTGAGTCTAGAATGCAAGAAGCCGATAACAGATTAATTTTATTTGACGAACCAGATACTTTTTTATATCCAACTAGTGCGAGATTTTTAAAAGAAGAATTACTAAAAATTTCAGAGAATTCTATTGTAATATATTCTACACATTCTCCTTTTATGATAGATAACGAGTGCATAGAGAGACATCTAGTTATAGAAAGAAAGGATGATATTTCAGAAATAGTCACGCAAGACAAGTCGCCGTTTCAAGAAGACGAACTTTTAAAAAGAGCAATTGGAAGTAATATATTTGAAAGCATACAGTCAAAAAATATTATTTTTGAAGGATATACGGATTATAAAGTGTTTAAAATTGCTTATAAAGACAAAGATTTTAAAGATTGTGGTCTAGTTTATATGGGAGGTATAAAAGAAGTTAATACAATAACCACAATGATGATGCTAACCGGCAAAAAATTCCTTATAGTATCAGACAGTGATGAAACTTCAAAGAACAAAAGAAAAGATTTTGAAAAAGATTTTCCTGATTTAAAAGAAAATTGGCTTGAGTATGATGAAGTTTGCGATAAATCCAATAAAATAAAAACACTTGAAGATTTTTATAAAGTAGATTATTTGTCAGTTAAAATCAAACAGTACAATGAAAACTATGAATACGATAAAAAGAAATCTAGCATTGACAATATAGATAAAGCCGTAAGTCAAGATAAAGAAAAAAGGCAAGAGATAAAAAATGCACTAGCAATTAATGCTAAAAAAGAAAATATAAAAAAAGAATATTTTGACTTTATTAAAAAGATCGAAAATAAACTGGATAGTGAAAAGTAA
- a CDS encoding ribonucleoside-diphosphate reductase subunit alpha, with translation MKVIKRNGRTEELDISKIKKYTNEAVLGLSNVSLSELEVDAKIQFRDMITTEEIQQTLIKTAVDKIDIDRPNWTFVAARLFLFDLYHKVTGFNGYNHLKDYLAKGEKVGRIIPGLKEKYDLEDLNAYIKPERDLQFAYLGIKTLYDRYLIKDKNGMPIELPQHMFMAIAMFLAQNELDSQGWAKKFYDLISKFEVMLATPTLSNARTTRHQLSSCYVGSTPDNIEGIFDSYKEMALLSKFGGGIGWDWSKVRAMGGSIDGHKNAAGGIIPFLKVTNDIAVAVDQLGTRKGAIAVYIEPWHMDVSDFLDLRKNSGEERRRAHELFPALWINDLFMKRVKENGRWSLFDPAQVSDLCDLYGEEFEKRYLEYENDENIQKNTILAKELWKKILTSYFETGMPFLCFKDNANKANPNDHEGIIRSSNLCTEIFQNTAPNYYKIKITYEDGGEELFDEEEDITVDSGITKKAKKLSALDSLKGKQIFIVEKESIEGKTAVCNLASINLSKINSKEDIERVVPIAIRMLDNVIDLNFYPHKKVKHTNLASRSIGLGVMGEAQMLAEKNVKWGSYEHLALIDSIMENISYNAIYASSNLAVEKGVYPKFEGSKWSKGIMPIDTANENAKALLNDKGGLFDENVCDWDKLREKVKRDGMRNGYLMAIAPTSSISILVGTTQTIEPVYKRKWFEHNLSGMIPNVVPNLSPDTWQFYTPAYELDQRILIKAGAIRQKWIDQGQSLNIFMSLDKASGGYLSEIYTLAWELGLKSTYYLRSESPDSEKLNDVADRSIECEGCQ, from the coding sequence TTGAAAGTTATAAAACGTAATGGCAGAACAGAAGAGCTTGATATAAGTAAGATCAAAAAATATACAAATGAAGCAGTTCTTGGACTGAGCAATGTAAGCCTTAGCGAGCTTGAGGTAGATGCGAAAATCCAGTTTAGGGACATGATCACGACTGAGGAAATTCAGCAGACTCTTATAAAAACAGCAGTTGATAAGATCGACATCGACCGCCCAAACTGGACATTTGTCGCTGCGAGGCTATTTTTGTTCGACCTTTATCACAAAGTGACTGGCTTTAACGGCTATAACCACCTAAAAGACTATCTCGCAAAGGGTGAAAAGGTCGGCCGCATCATCCCTGGACTAAAAGAGAAGTACGACCTAGAGGATCTAAACGCCTATATTAAGCCCGAGCGCGACCTTCAGTTTGCATATCTTGGTATCAAGACACTTTATGACCGCTATCTCATCAAAGATAAGAATGGCATGCCAATCGAGCTACCACAGCACATGTTTATGGCTATTGCGATGTTTCTTGCGCAAAACGAGCTAGATAGCCAAGGCTGGGCTAAGAAATTTTACGATCTTATCTCTAAATTTGAAGTGATGCTAGCCACGCCAACGCTCTCAAACGCAAGGACTACACGCCACCAGCTAAGCAGCTGTTACGTAGGTAGCACGCCTGATAATATTGAAGGAATTTTTGATAGCTACAAAGAGATGGCTCTACTTTCAAAATTTGGCGGCGGTATTGGCTGGGATTGGAGCAAGGTGCGTGCGATGGGTGGCAGTATCGACGGACACAAAAACGCAGCTGGCGGTATTATCCCATTTTTAAAAGTAACAAACGACATCGCAGTGGCGGTCGATCAGCTAGGCACTAGAAAGGGCGCGATAGCCGTTTACATCGAGCCTTGGCATATGGACGTGAGCGATTTTCTCGATCTTCGTAAAAACTCAGGCGAAGAGAGACGCCGTGCACACGAGCTTTTCCCTGCGCTTTGGATAAACGACCTATTTATGAAGCGTGTCAAAGAAAATGGCCGCTGGAGCCTCTTTGACCCAGCTCAGGTAAGCGACCTTTGCGACCTTTACGGCGAGGAGTTTGAGAAGAGATATTTAGAGTATGAAAACGACGAAAATATCCAGAAAAACACCATCCTTGCAAAAGAGCTTTGGAAGAAAATTTTAACTAGCTATTTTGAAACGGGCATGCCATTTTTATGCTTCAAAGACAATGCCAACAAAGCAAATCCAAACGACCACGAAGGCATCATCAGAAGCTCAAATTTATGCACCGAAATTTTCCAAAACACAGCGCCAAACTACTATAAGATCAAGATCACTTATGAAGACGGCGGCGAGGAGCTATTTGACGAAGAAGAAGACATCACGGTCGATAGTGGCATAACTAAAAAAGCCAAAAAGCTAAGCGCGCTTGATAGCCTAAAAGGCAAGCAAATTTTCATCGTAGAAAAAGAGAGCATCGAGGGCAAAACGGCAGTTTGCAACCTTGCAAGTATAAATTTAAGCAAGATAAACAGCAAAGAGGACATCGAGCGTGTCGTGCCGATAGCCATTAGGATGCTTGATAACGTTATAGACCTAAATTTCTACCCGCACAAAAAGGTAAAACACACAAACCTAGCTTCTCGCTCGATCGGCCTTGGTGTCATGGGCGAGGCGCAAATGCTAGCTGAGAAAAACGTAAAATGGGGCAGCTATGAGCATTTGGCGCTCATTGATAGCATAATGGAAAACATAAGCTACAACGCGATCTACGCTAGCTCAAATTTAGCCGTAGAAAAGGGCGTCTATCCAAAATTTGAAGGCTCAAAATGGAGCAAAGGCATCATGCCGATAGACACCGCAAATGAGAATGCAAAAGCTCTTTTAAACGACAAAGGCGGGCTATTTGACGAAAATGTCTGCGACTGGGATAAGCTAAGAGAAAAGGTTAAGCGTGACGGCATGAGAAACGGCTACCTAATGGCGATCGCTCCAACTAGCTCGATCTCGATCCTTGTTGGCACTACTCAGACCATCGAGCCAGTCTATAAACGCAAGTGGTTTGAGCACAACCTAAGCGGTATGATCCCAAATGTCGTGCCAAATTTAAGCCCTGATACTTGGCAGTTTTACACGCCAGCTTACGAGCTTGATCAAAGAATTCTTATAAAAGCAGGCGCTATCCGCCAAAAATGGATCGACCAAGGTCAAAGCTTAAATATCTTTATGAGCTTAGACAAAGCAAGCGGCGGATATCTAAGTGAAATTTACACACTTGCATGGGAGCTTGGACTAAAATCAACTTACTATTTACGCTCAGAGTCGCCTGATAGTGAAAAACTAAACGACGTAGCTGACCGCTCGATAGAATGTGAAGGTTGTCAGTAA
- the purB gene encoding adenylosuccinate lyase — translation MVERYSRKEMAEKWSIQAKYDAWLKVEKAAVKAWNKLGFISDSDCEKICKNANFEVARIDEIEKTTKHDVIAFLTSVSESLGDESRFVHYGMTSSDCIDTAVALQMKESLELIISDVEEFMQAVKNRAIEHKHTLMVGRSHGIHGEPITFGLVLAIWYDEIARALKLIKDAKDTISYGKLSGAMGNLAHAPMEFEELTCEELGLKAAPASNQVIQRDRYAHVVSAIAVLASTCEKIAVAIRHYQRTEVYEAEEYFSPGQKGSSAMPHKRNPVLSENITGLCRVLRSYVTPALENVALWHERDISHSSVERFILPDMFITADFMLVRIKNLIANLVVYPENMMKNLNLTGGLVFSQRVLLQLPQRGISREDAYKIVQRNAMKVWADLQEGKKAIDEQGHSLFLQNLLNDEDLTKSLSKDEIKECFDYNYYTKNVDRIFARVFGK, via the coding sequence ATGGTCGAAAGATACTCGCGTAAAGAGATGGCTGAAAAGTGGAGTATACAAGCAAAGTATGACGCTTGGCTCAAGGTAGAAAAAGCTGCTGTTAAAGCTTGGAATAAGCTTGGCTTCATAAGCGACAGCGACTGCGAGAAAATTTGCAAAAACGCTAATTTTGAAGTGGCTCGCATCGACGAGATAGAAAAGACAACAAAACACGACGTGATCGCATTTTTAACAAGCGTCAGCGAGAGCCTTGGCGATGAGAGTAGATTCGTGCATTATGGCATGACCTCAAGCGACTGCATTGACACAGCCGTCGCACTTCAGATGAAAGAGAGCCTAGAGCTCATCATCAGCGACGTAGAGGAATTTATGCAGGCGGTCAAAAACAGAGCGATCGAGCACAAGCACACGCTTATGGTCGGTAGAAGTCACGGCATCCACGGCGAGCCGATAACTTTTGGCCTTGTGCTTGCTATCTGGTACGACGAGATTGCAAGGGCGCTAAAGCTCATCAAAGATGCAAAAGATACAATCAGCTACGGTAAGCTCTCAGGTGCTATGGGAAATTTAGCCCACGCTCCGATGGAATTTGAAGAGCTAACATGCGAGGAGCTAGGTCTTAAAGCTGCCCCAGCATCAAACCAAGTGATCCAGCGCGACCGCTATGCCCATGTGGTAAGCGCCATCGCAGTTTTAGCCTCTACTTGTGAGAAGATCGCAGTTGCCATTAGACACTACCAAAGGACGGAGGTTTATGAGGCAGAGGAGTACTTTAGCCCAGGACAAAAGGGCTCAAGCGCGATGCCACACAAACGTAATCCAGTCCTTAGCGAAAACATTACCGGCCTTTGCAGAGTGCTACGCTCATACGTTACGCCAGCACTTGAAAACGTCGCCCTTTGGCACGAGCGCGACATCAGCCACAGCTCGGTTGAGAGATTTATCCTTCCAGATATGTTTATCACGGCTGATTTTATGCTGGTTCGCATCAAAAATTTGATAGCAAATTTAGTCGTCTATCCAGAAAATATGATGAAAAATTTAAATTTAACAGGCGGCTTAGTCTTTTCACAGCGCGTGCTTTTACAACTGCCTCAGCGTGGAATTTCTAGAGAGGACGCCTACAAGATCGTTCAGCGCAATGCTATGAAGGTCTGGGCAGACTTGCAAGAGGGCAAAAAAGCGATCGATGAGCAAGGCCACAGCCTATTTTTACAAAATTTGCTAAACGACGAGGACCTAACTAAAAGCCTTAGCAAAGATGAGATCAAAGAGTGCTTTGACTACAACTACTACACTAAAAATGTAGATAGAATTTTTGCCAGAGTTTTTGGCAAGTAA
- a CDS encoding pseudouridine synthase family protein has product MPYVNKFIATTNKQKAYEILIKTGFSMREAQRLIDKGRLICGGSVVSEKNAILCGDIFLIDYEAEPKGLKPIFECESFAVFDKPSGVLSHPNGRHCEYSLNDEIYTLFGRDASVAHRLDFETSGVIVVGKDRNSTIKLKKIFENREVFKSYVAMVQGKIEREFTIDAKMNLANNYDDVKMRMQICENGKSAVTKILPIRYFDDIDTTLLRAIPLTGRQHQIRLHLFHVKHKILGEPLYGLSRLQIEKILDKEMSERERINLTGAKRLLLHSDEISFKFDKIFYNIKSKFDSESEFYRFAKEGLL; this is encoded by the coding sequence TTGCCCTACGTAAATAAATTTATTGCCACTACAAACAAACAAAAAGCGTATGAAATTTTAATAAAAACTGGCTTTAGCATGAGAGAAGCGCAACGCCTCATAGATAAAGGTAGGCTGATATGTGGCGGTAGTGTCGTGAGTGAGAAAAATGCCATTTTGTGTGGCGATATTTTTTTGATCGACTATGAGGCGGAGCCAAAGGGACTTAAGCCGATCTTTGAGTGTGAGAGCTTTGCGGTATTTGACAAGCCAAGTGGAGTGCTGAGTCACCCAAATGGCAGACACTGTGAGTACTCGCTAAATGATGAAATTTATACGCTTTTTGGACGAGATGCGAGCGTGGCACATAGGCTGGACTTTGAAACAAGCGGCGTAATAGTTGTTGGAAAAGATAGAAATTCTACGATTAAACTAAAGAAAATTTTTGAAAATAGAGAGGTTTTTAAAAGCTACGTTGCGATGGTACAAGGTAAGATCGAGCGAGAATTTACGATCGATGCCAAAATGAATCTAGCAAATAACTACGACGATGTGAAAATGCGGATGCAAATTTGTGAAAATGGCAAGAGTGCTGTGACTAAAATTTTGCCGATCAGATATTTTGACGATATCGATACGACTTTACTTCGGGCTATTCCTCTCACTGGCAGGCAGCATCAAATTCGCTTACATTTGTTTCATGTGAAACACAAGATACTTGGTGAACCACTTTATGGTTTGTCACGCCTGCAGATAGAGAAAATTTTAGATAAAGAGATGAGCGAGCGTGAACGGATAAATTTAACTGGAGCAAAAAGGCTCTTGCTTCACTCGGATGAAATTTCTTTTAAATTTGATAAAATTTTTTATAACATAAAAAGTAAATTTGACTCTGAAAGCGAGTTTTATAGATTTGCAAAAGAAGGTTTACTTTAG
- the rlmN gene encoding 23S rRNA (adenine(2503)-C(2))-methyltransferase RlmN encodes MINLLDFSIDELKELVSPPFRATQIYEWIYKKNATDFSQMLNLPKDMRQDLAEKFYIDPLKCVKFEQSSDGSIKYLLELKDGLKIESVLLPMKEEISDENGKVSRHARYTVCVSSQVGCKMGCAFCLTAKGGLVRNLTAGEIVGQILWIKRENNIPYERRINVVYMGMGEPLDNLTNVSKAIKILALNEGLAISPRRQTVSTSGLGSQIKKLGEMDLGVLLAISLHAVTNELRSRLMPINKAYNIEAVMDAVRGFPIDMRKRVMFEYLVIKDLNDSVSDAKKLVKLLHGIKAKVNLIYFNPHEGSEFGRPELTNMLKFQEYLRDHGVTCTIRQSKGLDISAACGQLKQRNENAKFKAIASDKNSKTQSLEDNSKASVN; translated from the coding sequence GTGATAAATTTGCTTGATTTTAGTATTGATGAGCTAAAAGAGTTAGTTTCTCCACCATTTAGAGCAACACAAATCTACGAGTGGATATATAAGAAAAATGCAACCGATTTTAGCCAAATGCTAAATTTGCCTAAAGATATGCGTCAAGATCTGGCTGAAAAATTTTATATCGATCCTTTAAAATGTGTAAAATTTGAGCAAAGTAGCGACGGCTCTATCAAGTATCTTCTTGAGCTAAAAGATGGGCTAAAGATAGAGAGTGTTTTGCTGCCGATGAAAGAGGAGATTAGTGATGAGAATGGAAAGGTCAGTCGCCATGCTCGTTATACGGTTTGTGTTAGTTCACAGGTTGGCTGTAAAATGGGATGTGCTTTTTGTCTAACAGCAAAAGGCGGGCTTGTCAGAAATTTGACTGCAGGCGAGATCGTAGGGCAAATTTTATGGATAAAAAGAGAGAATAACATACCATACGAGAGGCGTATAAATGTCGTTTATATGGGTATGGGTGAGCCACTTGATAATCTTACTAATGTTAGTAAAGCTATCAAAATTTTAGCTCTTAACGAGGGTCTAGCCATATCGCCACGTCGTCAAACCGTTTCAACTAGTGGCCTTGGTAGCCAGATAAAAAAGCTTGGTGAGATGGATCTTGGTGTGTTATTGGCCATATCGCTTCATGCTGTTACTAATGAGCTTAGAAGCCGCCTAATGCCGATAAATAAGGCATATAACATCGAGGCTGTTATGGATGCTGTTAGGGGATTTCCTATCGATATGCGAAAGCGTGTAATGTTTGAATACCTTGTTATCAAGGATTTAAACGATAGCGTGAGCGATGCTAAAAAGTTAGTAAAATTACTTCATGGCATAAAAGCGAAGGTAAATCTTATATATTTTAACCCACATGAGGGCAGTGAATTTGGACGACCTGAGCTTACTAACATGCTAAAATTTCAAGAATATCTAAGAGACCACGGTGTTACTTGTACGATCAGACAGAGTAAAGGACTTGATATAAGTGCAGCTTGTGGACAGTTAAAACAACGCAATGAAAATGCAAAATTTAAAGCTATTGCTAGTGATAAAAATTCAAAAACACAGTCGCTTGAAGATAATAGTAAAGCCAGTGTGAATTAG
- a CDS encoding purine-nucleoside phosphorylase, translated as MLIVSAGKNEIFDFALPMGVGLVDMAISLTKFLQKRACIGADEKGINLKNIDPHYLAKIEAKFANSSNPELQNLSQNLSKNPERNLYQMPEKIVFVGSAGLYKDGEILQIYESSVGANIEISSVENRSYSPIECEISSIVSRGTIKINSSNFITTDKNLAHKIFEKGYFLENMEFFSVLKVAQIFKIPAYGIFVATNFCNKDAHADFVKNHAEAKKILTKYIKENM; from the coding sequence ATGTTGATTGTCTCTGCTGGAAAAAACGAAATTTTTGACTTTGCTTTGCCAATGGGTGTGGGGCTAGTTGATATGGCAATAAGTTTGACAAAATTTTTGCAGAAACGAGCATGTATTGGAGCGGATGAAAAGGGTATAAATTTAAAAAATATCGATCCGCACTATCTTGCAAAGATTGAAGCTAAATTTGCAAACTCATCAAATCCAGAGCTACAAAATCTAAGCCAAAATTTGTCAAAAAATCCTGAACGAAATTTGTATCAGATGCCAGAAAAAATAGTTTTCGTTGGCTCGGCAGGTCTTTATAAAGATGGTGAAATTTTACAAATTTATGAAAGCTCGGTTGGGGCAAATATTGAAATTTCTAGCGTAGAAAATAGATCTTATTCACCAATTGAGTGTGAAATTTCTTCTATCGTTTCACGTGGAACTATCAAAATAAATTCGTCAAATTTCATAACGACAGACAAAAATTTGGCTCATAAGATATTTGAAAAAGGCTATTTTTTAGAAAATATGGAGTTTTTTTCTGTTCTAAAAGTAGCTCAAATTTTTAAAATTCCAGCTTATGGAATTTTCGTAGCGACAAATTTTTGTAATAAAGATGCACATGCTGATTTTGTAAAAAATCACGCAGAGGCCAAGAAAATTCTAACAAAATATATAAAGGAAAATATGTGA
- the hisF gene encoding imidazole glycerol phosphate synthase subunit HisF, producing the protein MNHFAKRIIPCLDVKDGRVVKGVNFVGLVDAGDPVEIAKRYNDEGADELCFLDITASHLGRDTIVDVVKKVASKLFIPLTVGGGIRTLDDISRLLNAGCDKVSLNSSAIQDPNLIDEAAKKFGSQCVVVAIDAKKIENGYSVFINGGRIDTKKDAFSWAKEVESRGAGEILLTSMDNDGVKLGFNLELTKIFSTLSIPTIASGGAGKMEHFKEAFEAGADACLAASIFHFGEIEIKKLKEYLKANGVEVRL; encoded by the coding sequence TTGAATCATTTTGCAAAACGTATAATCCCATGCCTTGATGTAAAAGATGGCAGAGTCGTAAAAGGCGTAAATTTCGTAGGGCTTGTCGATGCTGGAGATCCTGTCGAGATAGCTAAAAGATACAATGACGAGGGCGCTGATGAGCTTTGCTTTTTGGATATCACTGCCTCTCATCTTGGGCGTGATACGATAGTTGATGTCGTAAAAAAGGTCGCAAGTAAGCTTTTTATTCCACTAACAGTTGGTGGCGGTATACGCACGTTAGATGATATATCACGCCTTTTAAATGCTGGCTGTGATAAAGTAAGCTTAAATTCATCAGCCATACAAGATCCAAATTTGATTGACGAAGCAGCTAAGAAATTTGGCTCGCAATGTGTTGTAGTAGCGATCGATGCCAAGAAGATCGAAAATGGTTATAGTGTTTTTATAAATGGTGGTAGGATCGATACCAAAAAAGATGCCTTTTCTTGGGCAAAAGAGGTCGAGTCGCGTGGAGCAGGTGAGATATTGCTAACCTCTATGGATAACGATGGTGTCAAACTAGGCTTTAATCTTGAGCTAACAAAGATATTTAGTACGCTTTCTATACCGACTATTGCAAGCGGCGGAGCTGGTAAGATGGAGCACTTTAAAGAGGCTTTTGAAGCCGGGGCTGATGCGTGTTTAGCTGCTTCGATATTTCACTTTGGCGAAATCGAGATAAAAAAACTAAAAGAGTATCTCAAGGCAAATGGCGTTGAGGTTAGGCTCTGA